The Tripterygium wilfordii isolate XIE 37 chromosome 5, ASM1340144v1, whole genome shotgun sequence genome window below encodes:
- the LOC119998155 gene encoding membrane magnesium transporter-like, translating to MGWTKNWPKKCWLLFPNTYLEILKRHRLKASRYRLREGALREFFVQSRCFGFSVRVEAPPSSSVNPDPILGNCACSKMGIGFVVGVLGVLILAHAAYSTIQYRGLLKITEEEFSGPPINVVVELLLGLVFSMWAALTVPGNFLSIYPDSEENRIVSLPANLDFIIFNHRGKAVSSANIKLKH from the exons ATGGGCTGGACGAAGAATTGGCCCAAAAAGTGTTGGTTACTATTTCCTAACACCTATTTAGAAATCTTAAAACGACATCGTTTGAAAGCAAGTCGATATCGACTGAGAGAGGGAGCTCTGCGGGAATTCTTCGTTCAGAGTCGTTGCTTTGGTTTCTCCGTCAGAGTCGAAGCACCTCCATCGTCGTCGGTAAACCCGGATCCGATTCTGGGAAACTGTGCCTGTTCAAAAATGGGTATAGGGTTTGTGGTTGGCGTGTTGGGGGTTCTGATTCTCGCTCATGCCGCTTATTCAACAATTCAAT ATAGGGGATTGCTTAAGATCACAGAGGAAGAATTCTCAGGGCCGCCCATTAAT GTGGTGGTTGAGTTGCTATTAGGGTTAGTTTTCTCTATGTGGGCAGCCCTAACTGTGCCAGGAAATTTCCTCTCCATATACCCGGATTCGGAGGAGAATAG GATTGTTTCGTTGCCGGCCAACcttgatttcattatttttaacCATCGTGGTAAAGCAGTTTCGTCAGCCAACATAAAATTGAAGCATTGA
- the LOC119998151 gene encoding cell division cycle protein 48 homolog, whose translation MSNQAESSDSKGTKRDFSTAILERKKAANRLVVDEAINDDNSVVALHPDTMEKLQLFRGDTILIKGKKRKDTICIALADDTCDEPKIRMNKVVRSNLRVRLGDVVSVHQCPDVKYGKRVHILPVDDTIEGVTGNLFDAYLKPYFLEAYRPVRKGDLFLVRGGMRSVEFKVIETDPPEYCVVAPDTEIFCEGEPVKREDENRLDEVGYDDVGGVRKQMAQIRELVELPLRHPQLFKSIGVKPPKGILLYGPPGSGKTLIARAVANETGAFFFCINGPEIMSKLAGESESNLRKAFEEAEKNAPSIIFIDEIDSIAPKREKTHGEVERRIVSQLLTLMDGLKSRAHVIVIGATNRPNSIDPALRRFGRFDREIDIGVPDEVGRLEVLRIHTKNMKLAEDVDLERIAKDTHGYVGADLAALCTEAALQCIREKMDVIDLEDETIDAEILNSMAVTQEHFQTALGTSNPSALRETVVEVPNVSWQDIGGLENVKRELQETVQYPVEHPEKFEKFGMSPSKGVLFYGPPGCGKTLLAKAIANECQANFISIKGPELLTMWFGESEANVREIFDKARQSAPCVLFFDELDSIATQRGSSTGDAGGAADRVLNQLLTEMDGMSAKKTVFIIGATNRPDIIDPALLRPGRLDQLIYIPLPDEESRLQIFKACLRKSPVSKDVDLRALAKYTNGFSGADITEICQRSCKYAIRENIEKDIERERRRRDNPEAMEEDVDDEVAEIKAAHFEESMKYARRSVSDADIRKYQAFAQTLQQSRGFGTEFRFAEAGTGGAAASDPFAASAGGAEEDDLYS comes from the exons ATGTCGAACCAAGCTGAATCCTCTGACTC TAAGGGAACGAAGAGGGACTTTAGTACTGCAATTCTCGAGCGGAAGAAGGCGGCGAATCGCCTGGTTGTTGATGAGGCTATCAACGATGACAATTCCGTCGTGGCGCTCCACCCGGATACCATGGAAAAGCTCCAACTCTTTCGTGGAGACACGATCTTGATTAAG GGTAAGAAAAGGAAGGATACAATCTGCATTGCCCTTGCTGATGATACATGTGATGAACCAAAGATCAGGATGAACAAGGTTGTGAGGTCTAACCTTAGGGTTAGGCTTGGGGATGTTGTCTCTGTGCACCAGTGTCCTGATGTGAAGTATGGAAAGCGTGTGCATATTCTGCCAGTGGATGACACAATAGAAGGGGTTACTGGAAATCTTTTTGATGCATATTTGAAAC CTTATTTCCTTGAGGCATACCGTCCAGTGAGGAAGGGTGATCTTTTTCTCGTTAGAGGTGGAATGAGAAGTGTGGAGTTCAAGGTTATTGAGACTGACCCTCCAGAATACTGTGTGGTTGCCCCCGATACGGAGATTTTCTGCGAGGGAGAACCTGTGAAAAGGGAGGATGAGAATAGATTGGATGAGGTTGGCTATGATGATGTTGGTGGTGTTAGAAAACAGATGGCTCAGATTCGAGAGTTAGTGGAACTTCCATTGAGGCATCCACAGCTGTTTAAGTCAATTGGTGTAAAACCACCTAAAGGAATCCTTCTGTATGGGCCTCCTGGCTCTGGAAAGACTCTAATTGCCCGTGCTGTTGCTAATGAGACTGGCGCTTTCTTTTTCTGTATAAATGGACCAGAGATAATGTCAAAGTTGGCAGGGGAGAGTGAAAGCAATCTCAGGAAGGCATTTGAGGAAGCAGAAAAGAATGCCCCATCCATTATATTCATTGATGAGATTGACTCAATTGCACCCAAGCGAGAGAAGACACATGGAGAAGTGGAGAGGAGGATTGTGTCCCAGCTCTTGACGCTCATGGACGGGCTTAAATCGCGTGCTCATGTCATTGTTATTGGGGCTACAAATCGTCCCAATAGCATCGACCCAGCTCTGAGAAGATTTGGAAGATTTGACAGGGAAATTGATATTGGTGTACCAGATGAGGTTGGGAGACTTGAGGTTCTTCGTATTCATACAAAGAACATGAAGCTTGCTGAGGAT GTTGACTTGGAAAGAATTGCGAAGGATACCCATGGTTATGTGGGTGCTGATCTGGCGGCTCTGTGTACCGAGGCTGCACTTCAATGCATCAGGGAAAAGATGGATGTAATTGATTTGGAAGATGAAACAATAGATGCTGAAATACTGAACTCCATGGCAGTAACCCAAGAACACTTCCAGACTGCTCTTGGAACAAGCAATCCTTCTGCTTTGCGTGAAACA GTTGTTGAGGTGCCCAATGTCAGTTGGCAGGACATTGGTGGTCTTGAGAATGTTAAAAGGGAGCTTCAAGAG ACTGTTCAATATCCCGTGGAGCATCCCGAGAAATTTGAGAAGTTTGGAATGTCTCCCTCTAAGGGAGTTCTTTTCTATGGTCCTCCTGGATGCGGTAAAACTCTCCTGGCAAAAGCTATTGCAAATGAATGTCAGGCAAACTTCATTAGTATCAAGGGTCCTGAATTGCTTACCATGTGGTTTGGAGAGAGTGAGGCAAATGTACGAGAAATTTTTGACAAGGCTCGCCAGTCTGCCCCTTGTGTCCTATTTTTTGATGAACTTGACTCGATTGCTACTCAG AGAGGTAGCAGTACAGGAGATGCTGGCGGTGCTGCTGACAGGGTTTTGAACCAGCTTCTCACAGAGATGGACGGCATGTCTGCAAAGAAAACTGTTTTCATCATCGGCGCGACCAATAGGCCAGACATTATTGATCCTGCACTACTCCGTCCTGGTCGTCTTGATCAGTTGATCTACATCCCCCTACCTGATGAGGAATCTCGTCTTCAAATCTTCAAAGCTTGCTTGAGGAAATCCCCAGTATCCAAAGATGTTGACCTTAGAGCACTTGCGAAGTACACTAATGGATTCAGTGGTGCTGATATAACCGAGATATGTCAGCGTTCTTGTAAATATGCTATTCGAGAGAACATTGAGAAG GATATTGAGAGGGAGAGGAGAAGAAGGGATAACCCAGAGGCTATGGAGGAGGATGTTGATGATGAAGTTGCAGAAATCAAGGCAGCACATTTTGAGGAATCAATGAAGTATGCTCGCAGGAGTGTGAGCGATGCTGATATTCGTAAATACCAGGCATTTGCGCAGACACTGCAGCAGTCCAGAGGATTCGGAACTGAATTCAGGTTTGCTGAAGCAGGCACTGGTGGAGCTGCAGCATCTGACCCTTTCGCTGCGTCTGCTGGGGGTGCTGAAGAAGATGACCTTTATAGTTAG